A window of Sedimentibacter sp. MB31-C6 genomic DNA:
TTAATGCTACTACAAACAATAATGGAAAGGCACTAACTATTGCCAATTGTTTAGTTGCATCTATACCACTTACTTCTCCCACTGTTCCTGCAGTCGCTATGTTAACAAAAGCTAAAGATGACATTACTAAACCCCAAAACATTTTAATTTTTTTAGGTGGTTCTTCAGAAGAACTCTTATTAGAATTTATGGAAAGTGAAGAAACCGTAGTGGTCATCGAGTCTGCTAATGTTACTACTGATAAAAATGCTGTTATCATAAATAAAGCGCTTAAAAATTTACTTAATGGAAAATTCTCAAAGAATGCAAATACAGATACTTCTAAACCTCCTGATTGAATTTGTTCCCATATTCCGCCACCATTCATTTCCAAGAATATTGATTCTGAACCAAAAACCCCGAACCAAATTATACCAAATATTCCTGGCAATAAGAAGTTATATAAAGTAAACTCCTTTAATGTTCTTCCAACTGCTATTTTAGCTAAGAACATTCCTATAAGAGGTGTATAAGCTATCATAAAGCTCCAATAGTTAATTGTCCACCATATAGGCCATTTATCTCCTTCGAATGTCCCTAAATATGTCGATTGTGTAAAATAGTTATCCAAATGAAACCCAAAAGACTCTGTTAACATATTAAGTATGTACTTAGTATTACCGAATATCAATATGAAAATCATCAATCCTATGTATATTTTAGCATTTTTATCTGATAAAAATTTTACTCCCCTATTGATACCTGTATAACTGGATATAATAAATGTAACTACTATTGTAAGTAATATTACTCCCCATACTATTGTTGTTGGTTCTATTCCAAATAGTAAATTCATTCCACTTCCTAATTGCATAGATGCAACTCCTAATGATGCAGAAACACCTCCAGCTAAACCAAACAGACAAAGAATATCAACAATATCACCTGCTACACCATTTACTCTCTTTCCTAGTACAGGATAAAGACTTGATGATACACGATATGGAAGTTTCATATTATAAACAGCATATCCTATACCTATACCTGCTACACAATAAAATGCATATAATGCTGGTCCCCAGTGTAA
This region includes:
- a CDS encoding BCCT family transporter; the protein is MNSKAKSLEKVDVRKIVFIPMVIIYAAIIVLGIVSPASFASAESAIVNFAGEWFGWLYDLVALSMMAICIWMMFSKKYGNIKLGGKDAKPIMSKWSWFVISLCGGIATGIVFWGIAEPLTHLMSPIPGFGYDPMSKEGALYSLSTCYLHWGPALYAFYCVAGIGIGYAVYNMKLPYRVSSSLYPVLGKRVNGVAGDIVDILCLFGLAGGVSASLGVASMQLGSGMNLLFGIEPTTIVWGVILLTIVVTFIISSYTGINRGVKFLSDKNAKIYIGLMIFILIFGNTKYILNMLTESFGFHLDNYFTQSTYLGTFEGDKWPIWWTINYWSFMIAYTPLIGMFLAKIAVGRTLKEFTLYNFLLPGIFGIIWFGVFGSESIFLEMNGGGIWEQIQSGGLEVSVFAFFENFPLSKFLSALFMITAFLSVVTLADSMTTTVSSLSINSNKSSSEEPPKKIKMFWGLVMSSLAFVNIATAGTVGEVSGIDATKQLAIVSAFPLLFVVALMVFCTIKMLIKSKEYDVVDNPDIAIVDKDLIVED